A window of the Streptomyces albireticuli genome harbors these coding sequences:
- a CDS encoding amidohydrolase, translating to MDGMPPIVDQHSHGAVQGELGLGRFETHLAAAAGSTGPAPPGTTFFDSRAGLAVLRWCPPLLGLEPFCAPVRYLARRRELGAYRAGRLLLRGAGIGTFLLESGGPGGLTSAAELAHAAEGRAHEVVRLETLADRIAGDHEGVDHFLSRTAEALDTAARGATAFACAVRSCDGRAPDVPEVRRAVARRLRTGRTCPTTADPTLVRHLLWSALGTGLPVQLHCRDPRRLARLLAATAGSGTDLVLFPDPGHHRQAARLAAAYPHVYADVGPRPEEVLPEAPFGKLLFSTGARALPELYVVGARSFALAMGRLMAEWVADGWCRWAEARRIAGLVAAGTARRVYRLEAA from the coding sequence ATGGACGGCATGCCGCCGATCGTCGATCAGCACAGTCACGGGGCCGTCCAGGGCGAACTGGGACTCGGCCGCTTCGAGACCCACCTCGCCGCGGCCGCCGGATCCACCGGCCCGGCCCCGCCCGGCACCACCTTCTTCGACAGCCGCGCCGGGCTCGCGGTGCTCCGCTGGTGCCCGCCGCTGCTGGGCCTGGAGCCCTTCTGCGCGCCCGTGCGCTACCTCGCCCGCCGCCGTGAGCTGGGCGCCTACCGCGCCGGGCGGCTGCTGCTGCGCGGCGCGGGCATCGGCACCTTCCTGCTGGAGTCCGGCGGGCCCGGTGGCCTCACCTCCGCCGCGGAGCTGGCCCACGCCGCCGAGGGCCGCGCCCACGAGGTCGTACGCCTGGAGACGCTCGCCGACCGGATCGCCGGCGACCACGAGGGCGTCGACCACTTCCTCTCCCGCACCGCCGAGGCGCTGGACACCGCCGCGCGCGGCGCCACCGCGTTCGCCTGCGCCGTCCGCTCCTGCGACGGGAGGGCACCCGACGTGCCGGAGGTCCGCAGAGCCGTCGCCAGACGGCTCCGCACCGGACGTACGTGTCCTACGACCGCCGATCCGACGCTCGTCCGCCATCTGCTGTGGAGCGCCCTCGGTACCGGGCTGCCCGTGCAACTGCACTGCCGCGACCCGCGCCGCCTGGCCCGCCTCCTGGCGGCCACGGCCGGATCCGGCACCGATCTCGTGCTGTTCCCGGACCCCGGCCACCACCGGCAGGCGGCCCGGCTGGCCGCGGCCTACCCGCACGTCTACGCGGACGTGGGGCCCCGGCCGGAGGAGGTGCTCCCCGAGGCGCCGTTCGGCAAACTGCTGTTCTCCACCGGGGCGCGGGCGCTGCCCGAGCTGTACGTGGTGGGGGCGCGGTCCTTCGCGCTGGCCATGGGCCGGCTGATGGCCGAATGGGTCGCCGACGGATGGTGCCGGTGGGCGGAGGCCCGGCGGATCGCCGGGCTCGTCGCGGCCGGCACCGCGCGCCGGGTCTACCGGCTGGAGGCGGCCTGA
- a CDS encoding COX15/CtaA family protein yields MPNSMNPLQIVADRWQPSARFVRRAAFACVVMAVVIVVTGGAVRLTQSGLGCPTWPTCTEDSLTPTPEMGINGVIEFTNRMLTYVLCAVVGLAIVAARAREPRRRGLTRLGWAQFWLVASNGIIGGITVLTGLNPYIVGSHFLAATALLTVAVVMWRRACEGDEEPRDLVARPVRQLSWVLVVSTALLIVIGTVVTGSGRHAGDAKKDVHRIPLDVREITQLHVDFVCVVLGLTVALWFVLRAVKAPAGPARRVAEMLAVLLLQGAVGFVQYFNDSPELLVGTHMFGSCLVWIAVLRVFLSLRDRGELVALPSPAGEAEAPLPAAQAASSR; encoded by the coding sequence GTGCCGAATTCGATGAACCCCCTCCAGATCGTCGCCGACCGGTGGCAGCCCTCCGCCCGCTTCGTGCGGCGGGCGGCGTTCGCCTGCGTGGTGATGGCCGTGGTCATCGTCGTGACGGGCGGCGCGGTGCGGCTCACCCAGTCGGGCCTCGGCTGCCCGACCTGGCCGACGTGCACCGAGGACAGCCTGACCCCGACGCCCGAGATGGGCATCAACGGCGTCATCGAGTTCACCAACCGCATGCTCACCTACGTGCTGTGCGCGGTCGTCGGCCTGGCGATCGTGGCGGCCCGCGCGCGCGAGCCCCGCCGCCGCGGTCTCACCCGGCTGGGCTGGGCCCAGTTCTGGCTGGTGGCGAGCAACGGCATCATCGGCGGCATCACGGTCCTCACGGGCCTCAACCCGTACATCGTCGGTTCGCACTTCCTGGCGGCGACCGCGCTGCTGACCGTCGCCGTGGTGATGTGGCGGCGCGCCTGCGAGGGCGACGAGGAGCCGCGCGACCTGGTGGCCCGCCCGGTGCGGCAGCTCAGCTGGGTGCTGGTCGTCTCGACCGCCCTGCTGATCGTGATCGGCACCGTGGTGACGGGCTCGGGCAGGCACGCGGGCGACGCGAAGAAGGACGTCCACCGCATCCCGCTGGACGTCCGTGAGATCACCCAGCTGCACGTGGACTTCGTCTGCGTCGTGCTGGGCCTGACCGTGGCCCTGTGGTTCGTGCTGCGGGCCGTGAAGGCCCCCGCCGGGCCGGCCCGCAGGGTGGCCGAGATGCTGGCCGTCCTGCTGCTCCAGGGCGCCGTCGGCTTCGTGCAGTACTTCAACGACTCCCCCGAGCTCCTCGTCGGCACCCACATGTTCGGCTCCTGCCTGGTGTGGATCGCCGTGCTCCGGGTGTTCCTGTCGCTGCGCGACCGCGGCGAGCTCGTCGCCCTGCCCTCGCCCGCCGGTGAGGCCGAGGCGCCCCTGCCCGCCGCTCAGGCCGCCTCCAGCCGGTAG
- a CDS encoding ABC transporter permease yields MSADTKTGTFTPRPGAAPLSRMIRAQAALETRMLLRNGEQLLLTVVIPTLLLVLFSSVDIVDTGEGEAVDFLAPGVLALAVLSTAFTGQAIATGFERRYGVLKRLGASPLPRWGLMAAKTCSVLVTEALQIALLTVIAFALGWSPHGNPFAVLLLLILGTAAFSGLGLLMAGTLKAEVTLAAANLVFLLLLVGGGVIVPLEKFPDAAQTLLGLLPISALSDGLRDVLRDGAAMPWADLGILAGWSVLGLGAAARFFRWE; encoded by the coding sequence ATGAGCGCCGACACGAAGACCGGGACGTTCACCCCGCGGCCCGGCGCCGCGCCGCTCTCCCGGATGATCCGGGCGCAGGCCGCGCTGGAGACCCGGATGCTGCTGCGCAACGGTGAGCAGCTGCTGCTCACCGTCGTCATCCCCACCCTGCTGCTGGTCCTCTTCAGCTCCGTCGACATCGTCGACACGGGCGAGGGCGAGGCCGTGGACTTCCTTGCCCCGGGCGTCCTCGCCCTCGCCGTGCTGTCCACCGCCTTCACCGGGCAGGCCATCGCGACCGGCTTCGAGCGCCGCTACGGCGTGCTGAAGCGGCTGGGCGCGTCCCCCCTGCCGCGCTGGGGGCTGATGGCCGCGAAGACCTGCTCGGTGCTGGTCACCGAGGCGCTCCAGATCGCGCTGCTGACGGTGATCGCCTTCGCGCTGGGCTGGTCGCCGCACGGCAACCCCTTCGCCGTCCTGCTGCTGCTGATCCTCGGCACCGCCGCGTTCTCCGGGCTCGGCCTGCTGATGGCGGGCACGCTCAAGGCCGAGGTGACGCTGGCCGCGGCCAACCTCGTCTTCCTGCTGCTGCTGGTCGGCGGCGGCGTGATCGTGCCGCTGGAGAAGTTCCCGGACGCCGCGCAGACGTTGCTGGGGCTGCTGCCGATCTCGGCGCTCTCCGACGGGCTGCGCGACGTGCTGCGCGACGGCGCGGCGATGCCCTGGGCCGATCTGGGCATCCTGGCCGGCTGGTCCGTGCTCGGCCTGGGCGCCGCGGCCCGCTTCTTCCGCTGGGAGTAG
- a CDS encoding ABC transporter ATP-binding protein, whose translation MRSSFPGDAPRTPGREPAVEVRGLVKRYGPKAAVDGLDLSVARGSLTAVLGPNGAGKTTTIETCEGYRRPDAGTVRVLGLDPVADSAALRPRIGVMLQSGGVYPGAHAEEMLRHTATLHAHPVDVGTLIERLGLGSCGRTAYRRLSGGQQQRLALAMAVVGRPELVFLDEPTAGLDPQARHAAWGLVRELRADGVTVVLTTHYMDEAEALADDVAIIDSGRVIAQGSPEELCRGGAENTLRFGGRPGLDLVSLLKALPADSAAVELTPGTYRVTGKIDPQLLATVTTWCAQHGVMPDRIAVERHTLEDVFLELTGKELRA comes from the coding sequence ATGCGCAGCAGCTTCCCGGGGGACGCCCCCCGGACCCCCGGCCGAGAGCCCGCGGTCGAGGTCCGCGGCCTGGTGAAGCGGTACGGGCCGAAAGCCGCGGTGGACGGGCTGGACCTGTCCGTCGCGCGCGGCTCCCTCACCGCCGTCCTAGGCCCCAACGGCGCCGGCAAGACCACCACCATCGAGACCTGCGAGGGCTACCGCCGCCCCGACGCCGGCACCGTCCGCGTCCTGGGCCTCGACCCCGTCGCCGACTCCGCCGCGCTGCGCCCCCGGATCGGCGTGATGCTCCAGAGCGGCGGCGTCTACCCCGGGGCGCACGCGGAGGAGATGCTGCGGCACACCGCGACCCTGCACGCGCACCCCGTGGACGTCGGCACCCTGATCGAACGCCTCGGGCTCGGCTCCTGCGGGCGCACCGCCTACCGGCGGCTCTCCGGCGGCCAGCAGCAGCGGCTCGCCCTGGCCATGGCCGTCGTCGGCCGCCCCGAGCTGGTCTTCCTCGACGAGCCGACCGCGGGCCTCGACCCGCAGGCCCGGCACGCCGCCTGGGGCCTGGTCCGGGAGCTGCGCGCCGACGGCGTCACGGTCGTCCTGACCACGCACTACATGGACGAGGCCGAGGCCCTGGCCGACGACGTCGCCATCATCGACAGCGGCCGGGTCATCGCCCAGGGCAGCCCCGAGGAGCTGTGCCGCGGCGGCGCCGAGAACACGCTCCGCTTCGGCGGCCGCCCCGGCCTGGACCTCGTCTCCCTCCTCAAGGCGCTGCCCGCCGACTCCGCCGCGGTGGAGCTGACGCCGGGCACGTACCGGGTCACCGGCAAGATCGACCCGCAGCTGCTGGCCACGGTGACCACCTGGTGCGCCCAGCACGGGGTGATGCCGGACCGCATCGCGGTCGAGCGGCACACGCTGGAGGACGTCTTCCTGGAGCTGACCGGTAAGGAGCTGCGCGCATGA